Proteins from one Planctomyces sp. SH-PL62 genomic window:
- the serA gene encoding phosphoglycerate dehydrogenase — MAYRVLVTDKLSEEGLALLRAEKDVEVVVDSKLAKDPKALKEALKDADGIAIRSGTQLTAEVLEGQTRLKAIVRAGVGVDNIDVPAATRQGVVVMNTPGGNTISTAEQTMALMLALSRNTTKADASLKAGKWDRNSLTGVQLEGKTLGVVGLGRVGLAVAQRALGFEMKVLGYDPLLSAEKAQEHGVELVPKLDDLWPQCDYITLHTPLTPETRHVVSAAAIASMKPSVRIINCARGGLIDDAALLEALNSGKVAGAAVDVFETEPPPADDPIVAHPKTVVTPHLGASTEEAQVNVAVEAARLLCDYLIRGQVRFSVNTPTLDRAEMQDLRGHLDLAWRLGLLHAQMDRGAITKAVLTYRGDAANKNTKLLTACFAAGLMEASLAQSVNLVNALPFARERGLIIEEKSVDAPSDFGTLIQAEVTTDRKTYVAAGTLFGKEFLRLVRLGSFQLDAHLDGPLLTFTHNDRPGLIGFLGTTLGDRGVNIAQMNVGREKPGGEAIGVVNLDGIPTQDDLDAVAKHPDILSVRLIKLPAQGELPSWLGS, encoded by the coding sequence GTGGCTTACCGCGTGCTCGTGACCGACAAGCTCTCCGAAGAAGGCCTGGCGCTGCTCCGCGCCGAGAAGGACGTCGAGGTCGTCGTCGACTCCAAGCTGGCCAAGGACCCCAAGGCGCTCAAGGAAGCCCTCAAGGACGCCGACGGCATCGCGATCCGTTCCGGGACCCAGCTCACCGCCGAGGTGCTGGAGGGCCAGACCCGGCTCAAGGCGATCGTCCGGGCCGGCGTCGGCGTCGACAACATCGACGTCCCGGCCGCCACCCGCCAGGGCGTCGTCGTGATGAACACGCCGGGGGGGAACACCATCTCCACCGCCGAGCAGACCATGGCCCTGATGCTCGCCCTGTCGCGCAACACCACCAAGGCCGACGCCAGCCTGAAGGCCGGCAAGTGGGACCGCAACAGCCTCACCGGCGTCCAGCTCGAGGGCAAGACCCTGGGCGTCGTCGGCCTCGGCCGCGTCGGCCTGGCCGTCGCCCAGCGCGCCCTCGGCTTCGAGATGAAGGTCCTGGGGTATGACCCGCTCCTCTCCGCCGAGAAGGCCCAGGAGCACGGCGTCGAGCTCGTCCCCAAGCTCGACGACCTCTGGCCCCAGTGCGACTACATCACCCTGCACACGCCGCTGACCCCCGAGACCCGCCACGTCGTCTCGGCCGCGGCGATCGCCTCCATGAAGCCCTCCGTCCGCATCATCAACTGCGCCCGGGGCGGCCTGATCGACGACGCCGCGCTGCTCGAAGCCCTGAACTCGGGCAAGGTGGCCGGCGCGGCGGTGGACGTCTTCGAGACCGAGCCGCCGCCGGCCGACGACCCGATCGTCGCCCACCCCAAGACGGTCGTCACCCCCCACCTCGGCGCCTCCACCGAGGAAGCCCAGGTGAACGTGGCCGTCGAGGCCGCCCGGCTGCTGTGCGACTACCTGATCCGCGGCCAGGTCCGGTTCTCGGTCAACACGCCGACCCTCGACCGGGCCGAGATGCAGGACCTGCGCGGGCACCTGGACCTGGCCTGGCGGCTGGGCCTGCTCCACGCCCAGATGGACCGGGGCGCCATCACCAAGGCCGTGCTGACCTACCGCGGCGACGCCGCCAACAAGAACACCAAGCTCCTGACCGCCTGCTTCGCCGCCGGCCTGATGGAGGCCTCGCTCGCCCAGTCGGTCAACCTGGTCAACGCCCTCCCCTTCGCCCGCGAGCGCGGGCTGATCATCGAGGAGAAGTCGGTCGACGCCCCCAGCGACTTCGGCACGCTGATCCAGGCCGAGGTGACCACCGACCGCAAGACCTACGTCGCGGCCGGCACCCTGTTCGGCAAGGAGTTCCTCCGGCTGGTCCGGCTGGGCTCGTTCCAGCTCGACGCCCACCTCGACGGCCCGCTGCTGACCTTCACCCACAACGACCGCCCCGGCCTGATCGGCTTCCTGGGCACCACCCTGGGCGACCGGGGCGTGAACATCGCCCAGATGAACGTCGGCCGCGAGAAGCCCGGCGGCGAGGCCATCGGCGTCGTCAACCTCGACGGCATCCCCACCCAGGACGACCTGGACGCCGTCGCCAAGCACCCGGACATCCTCAGCGTCCGCCTCATCAAGCTCCCCGCCCAGGGCGAGCTGCCGAGCTGGCTGGGGTCTTAA
- a CDS encoding tetratricopeptide repeat protein, which translates to MTSSTRNDSETALALVHEGWNHLMSQRPLAAWGAWQRALRLEPGSEAARKALATLESAQELPLAARKTYRFRQPRTPDQRARWDLRMRDGGADELDAAAAVFDRLIQDAPDDVEAWFNRALCLAWRGRDVEAVECLDRVTALEASHAGEGAVEAWTLAEVLRQGGGAEVLADDLRYACNFPRGEAEVDDLLALFPEIRRIPTPRDPSRPDDAVPDVEVLEWLDRPFPAPGQGDGVAAADLPHVLATIYVSPETIRLSSPRVDGLEQAEERLRLMIGDPGEAVERAAAPLPLPFLDAALWTVRLPEGRDRADADRWTREVVENYYEDRWLHQSRQGLDGLSPLAAAHDAHAGDDQARAKLAAVVRLREQLGARPGSAALYQGYPFDRLRRRLGLDLDDPASTESADLSCASPWELKALVPEDLDDHQLIDAFLSAKGLRDDALTAPLAEELLRRRPDGLARVDAEDLASSLVRREMQRDRPEAALDWIERIRPLADPAQVRGFDVWRAEIFARTGRPEEAADAYRRLLDDSAESPRLALDAGETLLDAGFAAVARPFLYEAVRLAPAFGLLGVDRRARRLLETMGRD; encoded by the coding sequence ATGACCTCCTCGACCCGGAACGACAGCGAAACGGCCCTGGCCCTCGTCCATGAGGGCTGGAACCATCTGATGTCCCAGCGTCCGCTCGCGGCCTGGGGCGCCTGGCAGCGGGCCCTGCGGCTGGAGCCCGGTTCGGAGGCCGCGCGGAAGGCCCTGGCGACCCTGGAAAGCGCCCAGGAACTCCCCCTGGCCGCGCGCAAGACCTACCGCTTCCGCCAGCCCCGCACGCCCGACCAGCGGGCGCGCTGGGACCTTCGGATGAGGGACGGCGGCGCCGACGAGCTGGACGCCGCCGCGGCCGTCTTCGACCGCCTGATCCAGGACGCCCCCGACGACGTCGAGGCCTGGTTCAACCGCGCCCTCTGCCTGGCCTGGCGGGGCCGCGACGTCGAGGCCGTCGAGTGCCTGGACCGGGTGACGGCGCTGGAGGCCTCGCACGCCGGCGAGGGGGCCGTCGAGGCCTGGACCCTGGCCGAGGTCCTCCGCCAGGGGGGAGGCGCCGAGGTCCTCGCCGACGACCTCCGGTACGCCTGCAACTTCCCCCGGGGCGAGGCCGAGGTCGACGACCTCCTGGCCCTCTTCCCCGAGATCCGCCGCATCCCCACCCCCCGCGACCCCAGCCGCCCGGACGACGCAGTCCCGGACGTCGAGGTCCTGGAGTGGCTCGACCGCCCGTTCCCCGCCCCCGGCCAGGGGGACGGCGTGGCGGCGGCCGACCTCCCCCATGTGCTCGCCACCATCTACGTCTCGCCGGAGACGATCCGGCTCTCCAGCCCCCGCGTCGACGGCCTGGAGCAGGCCGAGGAGCGGCTCCGGCTCATGATCGGCGACCCGGGGGAGGCCGTGGAACGGGCCGCCGCGCCCCTCCCGCTGCCGTTCCTCGACGCGGCCCTCTGGACGGTCCGGCTCCCCGAAGGCCGCGACCGGGCCGACGCCGACCGCTGGACCCGCGAGGTCGTCGAGAACTACTACGAGGATCGCTGGCTCCACCAGTCCCGGCAGGGCCTCGACGGCCTCTCGCCGCTCGCCGCGGCGCACGACGCCCACGCCGGGGACGACCAGGCGCGGGCCAAGCTCGCCGCCGTCGTCCGGCTCCGCGAGCAGCTCGGCGCCCGGCCCGGCTCGGCGGCGCTCTACCAGGGCTACCCGTTCGACCGGCTCCGCCGCCGCCTGGGCCTGGACCTGGACGACCCGGCCTCGACTGAGTCCGCCGACCTGAGCTGCGCCAGCCCGTGGGAGCTGAAGGCCCTGGTCCCCGAGGACCTGGACGACCATCAGCTCATCGACGCCTTCCTCTCGGCGAAGGGCCTGCGCGACGACGCCCTGACGGCCCCCCTGGCCGAGGAGCTGCTCCGCCGCCGCCCCGACGGCCTCGCCCGCGTCGACGCCGAGGACCTGGCCTCGAGCCTCGTCCGTCGCGAGATGCAGCGGGACCGCCCCGAGGCCGCCCTCGACTGGATCGAGCGGATCCGCCCCCTCGCCGACCCCGCCCAGGTGCGCGGGTTCGACGTCTGGCGGGCCGAGATCTTCGCCCGGACCGGCCGGCCCGAGGAGGCCGCCGACGCCTATCGCCGGCTCCTCGACGACTCGGCCGAGTCCCCCCGACTCGCCCTCGACGCCGGGGAGACCCTGCTGGACGCCGGCTTCGCCGCCGTCGCCCGGCCCTTCTTGTACGAGGCCGTCCGGCTCGCCCCCGCCTTCGGGCTCCTCGGGGTCGACCGGCGCGCCAGGCGACTCCTGGAAACGATGGGAAGAGACTGA
- a CDS encoding S1/P1 nuclease: MPTDATPKRPATGLAKLPRSRAGRLAVLVSTVLIAAPLAAPRPALAWGRNAHRAATRLAESRLTPEARALVRELLDDGESLVDASTWADEHSREIPGSGSWHFVNVPITADRYSADHCRDDCVVSRLAEFRAILADPTAPKPRRRMALRYVVHLVEDLHQPMHVGDRRDRGGNAVQLSYFRDESTNLHQVWDSGILRVGFRNERELADALFVLARRPEARGWLAGTAEDWADESLAAAKKAYRVPGSGEPLRTGARLGREYQDANLPIAVERLARAGMRLSDVLNADLATAKKAPNAVPAPHFRERDRQPNRKAPAQSAPR, translated from the coding sequence ATGCCAACCGACGCAACCCCGAAGCGGCCGGCGACCGGCCTCGCGAAGCTCCCGAGGTCCCGCGCGGGCCGCCTCGCCGTCCTCGTCTCGACCGTGCTGATCGCGGCCCCGCTCGCGGCTCCCAGGCCGGCGCTGGCCTGGGGCCGCAACGCCCATCGGGCCGCCACCCGCCTGGCCGAGAGCCGCTTGACGCCCGAGGCCCGCGCCCTCGTGCGGGAGCTGCTGGACGACGGCGAGTCGCTCGTCGACGCTTCGACCTGGGCCGACGAGCACAGCCGGGAGATCCCCGGCAGCGGCTCCTGGCATTTCGTCAACGTGCCGATCACGGCCGACCGCTACTCGGCCGATCATTGCCGGGACGACTGCGTCGTGTCTCGGCTGGCCGAGTTCCGCGCGATCCTCGCCGATCCCACCGCGCCGAAGCCCCGGCGGCGGATGGCGCTCCGCTACGTGGTCCACCTCGTCGAGGACCTCCACCAGCCGATGCACGTCGGCGACCGCCGCGATCGCGGCGGCAACGCGGTCCAGCTCTCCTACTTCCGCGACGAGTCCACGAACCTGCACCAGGTCTGGGATTCGGGCATCCTTCGCGTCGGCTTCCGCAACGAGCGCGAGCTGGCCGACGCCCTCTTCGTCCTGGCCCGCCGGCCCGAGGCCCGGGGATGGCTCGCGGGGACGGCCGAGGACTGGGCCGACGAGAGCCTGGCGGCGGCGAAGAAGGCGTATCGCGTCCCCGGCTCCGGCGAGCCCCTGCGCACCGGCGCCCGGCTCGGTCGGGAGTATCAGGACGCGAACCTCCCGATCGCCGTCGAACGCCTGGCCCGCGCCGGGATGCGGCTCTCCGACGTCCTCAACGCCGACCTCGCGACGGCGAAGAAGGCGCCGAACGCCGTCCCCGCCCCCCATTTCCGGGAGCGGGACCGCCAGCCGAACCGGAAGGCTCCCGCTCAGTCCGCCCCGCGCTGA
- a CDS encoding pyridoxal-phosphate-dependent aminotransferase family protein: MRKPRLMTPGPAMVPEDVLLELARPVIHHRSDEAKQVIVEVAEGLKEVFQTKNDVMILTSSGTGAMEAAVVNVIPPGGKALVLNAGHFAARWGSICKAFGVEAVMIDTEWGKPVDPDQVAQALKQHPDAVAVLGTLSETSTGTGHPVEAIGKIVADSQAVYIVDGISGVGAMECRTDEWGIDVLCAGSQKALMLPPGLAFISLSAKAWAKVDAFDSHSFYFNLKAARSKAKEFDTPYTPAHTLILALRTALKRIRAEGIENVWSRHKVMSEACQAGVQALGLELFSARPAEGLTAFRVPEGLKDSQIRNKMAERFGVTTVGGQAKLKGKIVRIGHMGYTDELDVVAALAALEMTLAELGFEVEPGKAVTAAQQVLIGKGATALA; the protein is encoded by the coding sequence ATGCGCAAGCCGCGATTGATGACCCCGGGCCCCGCGATGGTCCCCGAGGACGTGCTGCTCGAACTGGCCAGGCCGGTCATCCACCACCGCTCCGACGAGGCCAAGCAGGTCATCGTCGAGGTCGCGGAGGGCCTCAAGGAGGTCTTCCAGACCAAGAACGACGTGATGATCCTGACGTCGTCCGGCACCGGCGCGATGGAAGCGGCGGTCGTCAACGTCATCCCCCCCGGCGGCAAGGCCCTGGTGCTCAACGCCGGCCACTTCGCCGCCCGATGGGGCTCGATCTGCAAGGCGTTCGGCGTCGAAGCCGTGATGATCGACACCGAGTGGGGCAAGCCCGTCGACCCCGACCAGGTGGCCCAGGCCCTCAAGCAGCACCCCGACGCCGTGGCCGTGCTGGGGACCCTCTCGGAGACCTCCACCGGCACCGGCCACCCGGTCGAGGCCATCGGCAAGATCGTCGCCGATTCGCAGGCGGTCTACATCGTCGACGGCATCTCGGGCGTCGGCGCGATGGAGTGCCGCACCGACGAGTGGGGGATCGACGTCCTCTGCGCCGGCTCGCAGAAGGCCCTCATGCTCCCCCCCGGCCTGGCGTTCATCTCCCTCAGCGCCAAGGCCTGGGCCAAGGTCGACGCCTTCGACTCGCACAGCTTCTACTTCAACCTCAAGGCCGCCCGCTCCAAGGCCAAGGAGTTCGACACCCCCTACACCCCGGCCCACACGCTCATCCTGGCCCTCAGGACGGCGCTGAAGCGGATCCGGGCCGAAGGGATCGAGAACGTCTGGAGCCGCCACAAGGTCATGAGCGAGGCCTGCCAGGCGGGCGTCCAGGCGCTCGGCCTGGAGCTGTTCAGCGCCCGTCCCGCCGAGGGCCTGACCGCCTTCCGCGTCCCCGAGGGGCTGAAGGACTCGCAGATCCGCAACAAGATGGCCGAGCGGTTCGGCGTGACCACGGTCGGCGGCCAGGCCAAGCTCAAGGGCAAGATCGTCCGGATCGGCCACATGGGCTACACCGACGAGCTCGACGTGGTGGCCGCCCTCGCGGCCCTGGAGATGACGCTCGCCGAACTCGGCTTCGAGGTCGAGCCCGGCAAGGCCGTCACCGCCGCCCAGCAGGTGCTGATCGGCAAGGGCGCGACCGCCCTGGCCTGA
- a CDS encoding sugar phosphate isomerase/epimerase family protein, which produces MSRPVTLFTGQWADLPIESICEKAAKWGYEGIELPCWGDHFNVQKALNDDKYCQGRHDMLAKYGLKTWAISNHLVGQAICDVIDERHKLILPPHVWGDGKPEGVKERAAQEMIDTARAAAKLGVKIVNGFTGSSIWHLLYSFPPVSDAMIEAGFKDFADRFNPILDEFKKLGLKFGLEVHPTEIAFDLYSAETALKAVNHRPEFGFNFDPSHLIWQFVDPVAFIRAFPDRIYHVHVKDAARTLDGKSGILGSHINFGDPRRGWDFRSPGRGQVDFDSITRALNEIGYEGPLSVEWEDPGMDREFGAAEAARFIKERMSFPTPGRLFDQAFAEGQAKAGA; this is translated from the coding sequence ATGTCGCGTCCCGTGACGCTCTTCACCGGCCAGTGGGCCGACCTTCCGATCGAATCGATCTGCGAAAAGGCCGCCAAGTGGGGGTATGAGGGGATCGAACTGCCCTGCTGGGGCGACCACTTCAACGTCCAGAAGGCCCTCAACGACGACAAGTACTGCCAGGGCCGGCACGACATGCTGGCCAAGTATGGGCTGAAGACCTGGGCGATCTCCAACCACCTCGTCGGCCAGGCGATCTGCGACGTCATCGACGAACGCCACAAGCTGATCCTGCCCCCCCACGTCTGGGGCGACGGCAAGCCCGAAGGGGTGAAGGAGCGCGCCGCCCAGGAGATGATCGACACCGCCCGCGCCGCCGCGAAGCTCGGCGTGAAGATCGTCAACGGCTTCACCGGCTCGTCGATCTGGCACCTGCTCTATTCGTTCCCGCCGGTCTCCGACGCCATGATCGAGGCCGGGTTCAAGGACTTCGCCGACCGCTTCAACCCGATCCTCGACGAGTTCAAGAAGCTGGGCCTGAAGTTCGGCCTGGAAGTCCACCCCACCGAGATCGCCTTCGACCTGTACTCGGCGGAGACGGCGCTCAAGGCCGTGAACCACCGCCCGGAATTCGGCTTCAATTTCGACCCCAGCCACCTGATCTGGCAGTTCGTCGACCCGGTCGCGTTCATCCGGGCCTTCCCGGACCGCATCTACCACGTCCACGTCAAGGACGCCGCCCGGACCCTCGACGGCAAGTCGGGCATCCTGGGCTCGCACATCAACTTCGGCGACCCCCGCCGGGGCTGGGACTTCCGCTCGCCGGGCCGCGGCCAGGTGGACTTCGACTCCATCACCCGCGCCCTCAACGAGATCGGCTATGAAGGCCCCCTCTCCGTCGAGTGGGAAGACCCCGGCATGGACCGCGAGTTCGGCGCCGCCGAGGCCGCCCGCTTCATCAAGGAACGGATGAGCTTCCCCACCCCCGGACGCCTCTTCGACCAGGCCTTCGCCGAAGGTCAGGCCAAGGCCGGCGCCTGA
- the hisI gene encoding phosphoribosyl-AMP cyclohydrolase: MPPAPSASDRPETALPREIAWNADGLVAAIAQDSGTNEVLMMAWMDEAALRKTLETGLAHYYSRSRRRQWLKGESSGHVQHVESIHVDCDADVLLLKVRQVGGACHEGYRSCFFRRLAEDGRLEAEGTPVFDADAVYRGATPPRRAESGRRRREVPLQGTVRGTRIEFSTNREPRRPPHPVATVRTLSRCASRD; encoded by the coding sequence ATGCCCCCCGCCCCGAGCGCCAGCGACCGCCCCGAAACCGCCCTCCCGCGAGAGATCGCCTGGAACGCCGACGGCCTGGTCGCGGCGATCGCCCAGGATTCCGGGACCAACGAGGTCCTCATGATGGCCTGGATGGACGAGGCCGCGCTCCGCAAGACCCTGGAGACCGGCCTGGCCCACTACTATTCGCGCTCCCGGCGGCGGCAGTGGCTCAAGGGGGAGTCCTCGGGCCACGTCCAGCACGTCGAGTCGATCCACGTCGACTGCGACGCCGACGTCCTGCTCCTGAAGGTCCGCCAGGTCGGGGGCGCCTGCCACGAAGGCTATCGAAGCTGCTTCTTCCGCCGGCTCGCCGAGGACGGCCGCCTGGAGGCGGAAGGGACGCCCGTCTTCGACGCCGACGCCGTCTATCGGGGCGCGACGCCCCCCCGACGCGCTGAGTCCGGTCGACGCCGCCGGGAAGTCCCCTTACAGGGGACGGTTCGCGGCACTAGAATAGAGTTCTCGACGAACCGGGAGCCCCGACGGCCTCCCCACCCGGTCGCAACCGTAAGGACACTGAGTCGATGCGCAAGCCGCGATTGA
- a CDS encoding SEC-C domain-containing protein yields the protein MPPVDSYSPCPCGSGQKFKWCCHRAETYVDRAMRLERNGQSEAALAVLNEGLSKLPDTPWLALRRAILLAVLGRPEEALEGAEKLLESHPEHRGAQSIKLRLLQATGQIRRAVDQFQEMLARAADESEALPAEVATALGATLYRAGFVPASLELLGLVGDGTGQVAAMRDELMATIRGTASTSPWLKHPYKLLPCPATAGDDARRRYEEAAAWADRGLLERASAAFELLSSDPQIGRAADVSQGLCRLRLADHAGAVAAIRRGLGAVSATTDAVDLEALCQLIDVEVGDDPIEEVELSWPLRDRDDLIRRLRDDPSCVERRSPDQDPEADSTLEFSLLDRPRLDEKTDVGPDDLALVAGTILVEDDVLKLETFDDGRLNGLIDRLAAIAGQAIPPAHPRTKILGPVSRQSLVLDVACQPPAALPLAEQQRLVAQLGAERVKNRWTKTPMVFLGGKTPEEAGRDGRFEIPLRAALTLLESHGDWSGWIDWDALRAGLGVPPEPALDPFDVELDDVHIGRLSRIDPNGLDDERLVDLHARANTWGDPIVIARSAREIATRRRLLEREGFPTIQIFTELAIDAAIRGGRDEALDWVRKGRESEPAARRQASAPSWDMLDVRIRTMFDEPESWVPEVAAVMGRYEGDAAGMQKVLSHMIELGLIQVAPSPEDPSKYVADPSMLYSLLMRYGPRVQAAGGGAAGGGLWTPGSQSGGGGAGGGGGIWTPGSGTAPSTDPAEKPRIIFPGR from the coding sequence ATGCCGCCGGTCGACTCGTATTCCCCTTGCCCCTGCGGCAGCGGTCAGAAGTTCAAGTGGTGCTGCCATAGGGCGGAAACGTACGTCGACCGCGCGATGCGGCTGGAGCGGAACGGCCAGAGCGAGGCCGCCCTTGCGGTCTTGAACGAAGGCCTCTCCAAGCTCCCCGACACCCCCTGGCTCGCGCTCCGCAGGGCGATCCTGCTGGCCGTGCTGGGCCGCCCCGAGGAGGCCCTGGAAGGGGCCGAGAAGCTGCTCGAGAGCCATCCCGAGCACCGCGGCGCCCAGAGCATCAAGCTCCGGCTGCTCCAGGCCACGGGCCAGATCCGCCGCGCCGTCGACCAGTTCCAGGAGATGCTGGCGCGGGCCGCCGACGAGTCCGAGGCCCTCCCCGCCGAGGTGGCGACGGCCCTCGGCGCCACCCTCTATCGGGCCGGCTTCGTCCCGGCGTCGCTCGAGCTCCTGGGGCTGGTGGGCGACGGCACGGGCCAGGTCGCGGCGATGCGCGACGAGCTGATGGCGACGATCCGCGGAACCGCGTCGACCTCCCCCTGGCTGAAGCACCCGTACAAGCTGCTCCCCTGCCCCGCGACCGCCGGCGACGACGCGCGGCGGCGATACGAGGAGGCCGCGGCCTGGGCCGACCGGGGGCTGCTGGAGCGGGCCTCGGCGGCCTTCGAGCTCCTCTCGTCCGACCCCCAGATCGGCCGCGCCGCCGACGTGAGCCAGGGCCTCTGCCGGCTCCGCCTGGCCGACCACGCGGGGGCCGTCGCGGCGATCCGCCGCGGGCTCGGGGCGGTCTCGGCGACCACCGACGCCGTCGACCTCGAGGCCCTCTGCCAGCTCATCGACGTCGAGGTCGGCGACGACCCGATCGAGGAAGTCGAGCTCTCCTGGCCTCTCCGCGACCGCGACGACCTGATCCGCCGGCTCCGCGACGACCCGAGCTGCGTCGAACGCCGCTCGCCCGACCAGGATCCGGAAGCGGATTCGACCCTCGAATTCTCGCTGCTGGATCGGCCCCGCCTCGATGAGAAGACGGACGTCGGGCCGGACGACCTGGCGCTGGTCGCCGGGACGATCCTCGTGGAGGACGACGTCCTCAAGCTGGAGACGTTCGACGACGGCCGGCTCAACGGCCTGATCGACCGGCTCGCCGCGATCGCCGGCCAGGCCATCCCCCCGGCCCACCCCCGCACCAAGATCCTGGGGCCCGTCTCCCGCCAATCCCTGGTGCTCGACGTCGCCTGCCAGCCCCCCGCCGCGCTCCCCCTGGCGGAGCAGCAGCGGCTGGTCGCGCAACTGGGCGCGGAGCGGGTGAAGAACCGCTGGACCAAGACCCCCATGGTCTTCCTGGGGGGCAAGACGCCTGAAGAGGCGGGCCGCGACGGCCGGTTCGAGATCCCCCTCCGGGCCGCGTTGACGCTCCTGGAATCGCACGGCGACTGGTCGGGCTGGATCGACTGGGACGCGCTGCGGGCCGGCCTGGGCGTCCCGCCGGAGCCGGCGCTCGACCCGTTCGACGTGGAGCTCGACGACGTCCACATCGGCCGGCTCTCGCGGATCGACCCCAACGGCCTGGACGACGAACGCCTGGTCGACCTGCATGCGCGGGCCAACACCTGGGGCGATCCCATCGTGATCGCCCGGTCCGCCCGCGAGATCGCCACGCGACGCCGGCTGCTGGAACGCGAAGGGTTCCCGACGATCCAGATCTTCACCGAGCTGGCCATCGACGCCGCGATCCGAGGGGGCCGCGACGAGGCCCTCGACTGGGTCCGCAAGGGTCGCGAATCCGAGCCGGCGGCGCGTCGGCAGGCGTCGGCCCCGTCGTGGGACATGCTGGACGTCCGGATCCGGACGATGTTCGACGAGCCCGAGTCCTGGGTCCCCGAAGTGGCCGCCGTGATGGGCCGCTACGAGGGGGACGCCGCGGGGATGCAGAAGGTGCTCTCGCACATGATCGAACTGGGCCTGATCCAGGTCGCCCCCTCCCCCGAGGACCCGTCGAAGTACGTCGCCGACCCGTCCATGCTCTACAGCCTGCTGATGCGCTACGGCCCCCGCGTGCAGGCGGCCGGCGGCGGGGCGGCGGGGGGCGGGCTCTGGACCCCCGGCTCCCAGTCGGGCGGCGGCGGTGCGGGCGGCGGCGGCGGGATCTGGACCCCCGGGAGCGGCACGGCGCCGTCGACCGACCCGGCGGAGAAGCCGCGGATCATTTTCCCCGGCCGTTGA